Proteins from a genomic interval of Clostridium scatologenes:
- a CDS encoding YciI family protein, with the protein MYILLLKYIKPIEEIEKALNSHINYLEKYYSLKKFICSGRQNPRTGGVILCNAKNLNEVNEIIKEDPFYSQKIANYEIIEFLPTKYDEKFKCFINE; encoded by the coding sequence ATGTACATTTTACTTTTAAAATATATAAAACCTATTGAAGAAATTGAAAAAGCATTAAATTCTCATATAAATTATTTAGAAAAATATTATTCTCTAAAAAAATTTATATGTTCTGGAAGACAAAATCCACGAACAGGTGGAGTCATACTATGTAATGCTAAAAATCTCAATGAAGTAAATGAAATAATAAAAGAAGACCCTTTTTACTCACAAAAAATTGCTAATTATGAAATAATCGAATTTTTACCTACAAAATATGATGAAAAATTTAAATGTTTTATAAATGAATAA
- a CDS encoding GNAT family N-acetyltransferase has translation MIKKMNFDHIPEIQRIDKICFKASAPRRAEGIKAYIEKSNNASIVYELNDKVVGYNFIHTWGNFGWFGSFGVDPLYGGQGIGKELLNYTIKFLKEDAKVENIGLYTMPESSYNVGLYMNMGFKPLKLSLNMKKQLNDSSNLSYCPKYEITNIDVSNEETYLKLKEDIKALSNKISNGLDLSSQLYLIKYNNFGTTFVLKQNDEFKGFALCHHKSIREDITDCLEITLLCISSDVNYKDALDSLLYHCIKYAKSINYKSISINCTTYNYDICTYLLHNHKFKIEQPRLILIMGNENYISDFNGIILCRWAG, from the coding sequence ATGATAAAAAAGATGAATTTTGATCATATTCCTGAAATACAAAGAATAGATAAAATATGTTTTAAAGCCAGTGCTCCAAGAAGAGCTGAAGGAATTAAAGCTTATATAGAAAAAAGCAATAATGCTAGCATTGTATATGAGCTTAATGACAAAGTTGTAGGCTATAACTTCATACACACCTGGGGTAACTTTGGATGGTTTGGCAGCTTTGGAGTTGATCCTTTATATGGGGGACAGGGTATTGGTAAAGAACTGCTTAATTATACAATAAAATTTTTAAAAGAAGATGCAAAAGTTGAAAACATTGGCCTTTACACCATGCCAGAATCCAGTTATAATGTAGGATTATATATGAATATGGGGTTTAAACCTCTTAAGCTTTCTTTGAACATGAAAAAACAACTTAATGATAGTTCTAACCTTTCTTACTGCCCTAAATATGAAATAACAAACATAGATGTTTCTAATGAAGAAACTTATTTAAAGTTAAAAGAAGATATAAAAGCTCTTTCCAATAAAATATCCAATGGTTTGGATTTATCTTCCCAGCTTTACTTAATAAAATATAATAATTTTGGAACTACTTTTGTATTAAAACAAAACGATGAATTTAAAGGCTTTGCTTTATGCCATCATAAAAGTATAAGAGAAGATATAACTGATTGTTTAGAAATAACCCTTCTTTGCATAAGTTCTGATGTTAACTATAAAGATGCTTTAGATTCATTACTATATCACTGTATAAAATATGCAAAAAGCATAAATTACAAAAGTATATCAATAAATTGTACTACTTACAACTATGATATCTGTACTTATTTGCTTCATAACCATAAATTTAAAATAGAGCAGCCTAGACTCATTTTAATTATGGGAAATGAAAACTATATTAGTGATTTCAATGGCATAATTTTGTGCAGATGGGCTGGATAA
- a CDS encoding LysR family transcriptional regulator — protein sequence MEIRQLQTFLTIVELGGFTKAAEYLGYAQSTITAHIQILENELGVVVFDRLGKKIVLTDAGKRLLPKVRQLLEIYKDIENISENNNCISGDLVIGAGESLSIYRLGEILKEYRRTFPKVNIILKNSICSDLRKRLHNGELDVIFTIEQQITDEDLVIRNLKDEKMMFISASEVDLNFLYSNAKNSRAKEPIIFSEKGCSFRIFFENYLRQKKIKYENPLEFSSIEAAKKCVMNGLGISLLPFYAVESEIEQGSLKGVELPRSSNDFHTQLVYHKDKKISQPMSKLIEITLKHCCNW from the coding sequence ATGGAAATAAGACAATTACAAACTTTTTTAACTATTGTTGAATTAGGTGGATTTACAAAGGCTGCTGAATATTTGGGATATGCTCAATCTACTATAACAGCTCATATTCAAATATTGGAAAATGAATTAGGTGTAGTAGTATTTGATCGTCTTGGAAAGAAAATTGTTTTAACTGATGCAGGTAAAAGATTATTACCTAAGGTAAGACAACTGTTAGAAATTTATAAAGACATTGAGAATATATCAGAAAATAACAATTGTATATCTGGGGATTTAGTCATAGGAGCAGGAGAATCCTTATCCATATATAGATTAGGAGAAATTTTAAAGGAATATAGAAGAACTTTTCCTAAAGTAAATATTATTTTAAAAAATTCAATTTGCAGTGATTTAAGGAAAAGGCTGCACAATGGTGAATTAGATGTTATTTTTACTATTGAACAGCAAATTACAGATGAGGATTTAGTGATTAGAAATTTAAAAGATGAGAAGATGATGTTTATTTCAGCATCAGAAGTAGATTTAAATTTCCTATATTCCAATGCTAAAAATAGTAGGGCAAAAGAGCCTATTATATTTAGTGAGAAGGGGTGCAGTTTTAGGATATTTTTTGAGAATTATTTAAGGCAAAAGAAAATTAAATATGAAAATCCATTAGAATTTTCAAGCATAGAAGCTGCAAAGAAGTGTGTCATGAATGGTCTAGGAATATCATTATTGCCATTTTATGCTGTTGAAAGTGAAATTGAGCAGGGAAGCCTTAAAGGAGTGGAACTTCCGAGGTCCTCTAATGATTTCCATACTCAACTTGTTTATCATAAAGATAAAAAAATATCTCAACCAATGAGTAAACTAATAGAAATTACCTTGAAGCACTGTTGTAATTGGTGA
- a CDS encoding DJ-1/PfpI family protein codes for MKKILLLLANGFEAVEASVFTDVLGWNKLEGDGTTTLVTAGMRERLKCTWNFTVIPEMLLSEVNVEEFDALAIPGGFEEAGFYEDAFSEDFLNLIREFDVAGKIIASICVAALPIGKSGVLNGRNATTYNLGKRQKQLSEFGVNVIPDKPIVIDKNIITSYNPSTAFNVAFKLLELLTSKENCDNVKRLMGF; via the coding sequence ATGAAAAAAATATTATTACTTTTAGCCAACGGATTTGAAGCAGTAGAAGCTAGCGTTTTTACAGATGTTCTCGGATGGAATAAACTTGAAGGAGATGGCACTACAACTTTGGTAACTGCCGGAATGAGAGAAAGGTTAAAATGCACCTGGAATTTCACAGTAATTCCTGAAATGCTATTAAGTGAAGTAAATGTAGAAGAGTTTGATGCTCTTGCTATACCAGGTGGATTTGAAGAAGCTGGCTTTTATGAAGATGCTTTTAGTGAGGATTTTCTAAATTTAATAAGAGAATTTGATGTGGCAGGTAAAATAATAGCCTCCATTTGTGTTGCTGCACTACCAATTGGAAAAAGTGGAGTTTTAAATGGTAGAAATGCCACAACCTATAATTTAGGTAAAAGGCAAAAGCAATTATCTGAATTTGGAGTAAATGTCATTCCTGATAAGCCAATTGTCATAGATAAAAACATAATAACTTCCTATAACCCTTCCACTGCTTTTAATGTAGCCTTTAAGCTTTTAGAATTACTTACCTCTAAAGAAAATTGTGATAACGTAAAAAGATTGATGGGATTTTAA
- a CDS encoding VanW family protein — protein MVESIDNKEKRTKKPKLKVNKKKMARSLCILAILIYIIRISWIHFWVNKYDKLIYPGVKVEGIKLSGKTSEEAVAALKRNYINEIFKKNIVIKIEDKVYTINYSKLNINYNIEDTVKDAFKYGKDKGNTNDKYKIIRSAKEKQFSLKYSYDKNEIEDTVSKIQQQFDKKPVDAKITKNKNDEFKVTPEKDGQELDKDKLIKDIDAGISNKAIKDVVVNASLKRVEPSAKKSDLQKIDTKISSFNTNFTSSSDSRVNNINVAAKALNGITIMPKSKFSFNNIVGERTEKKGYKAATIIVGDKLESGLGGGVCQVSSTLHNAVVRAGITPIERDHHNIPVSYVGLGMDATVDYGNIDYKFKNTLDYPIYIECIVKDKDITFNIFSNSELTKKTYDLVNNIKTISKGGKTICTAKAYKVTYVDGKEVSRQEINSDDYVK, from the coding sequence ATGGTAGAAAGTATAGACAATAAGGAAAAAAGGACTAAAAAGCCAAAATTAAAGGTAAATAAAAAGAAAATGGCAAGATCTTTGTGTATACTTGCTATATTAATTTATATTATACGTATATCATGGATACATTTTTGGGTTAATAAGTATGATAAACTTATATATCCAGGAGTTAAAGTAGAAGGCATAAAGTTAAGTGGAAAGACTAGTGAAGAGGCTGTGGCTGCATTAAAGCGTAACTATATAAATGAAATATTTAAAAAAAATATAGTGATTAAAATTGAAGATAAAGTATATACAATAAACTATTCAAAGTTAAATATAAATTACAATATAGAGGATACTGTAAAAGATGCCTTTAAGTATGGAAAAGACAAGGGTAATACTAATGATAAATATAAGATTATAAGAAGTGCTAAGGAAAAGCAGTTTAGTTTAAAATATAGTTATGATAAAAATGAAATTGAAGATACTGTATCTAAAATTCAACAACAATTTGATAAAAAACCAGTAGATGCCAAGATAACTAAGAATAAAAATGATGAATTTAAAGTTACACCAGAAAAAGATGGACAAGAACTAGACAAAGATAAACTCATTAAGGATATTGATGCAGGAATCAGCAACAAGGCTATTAAGGATGTAGTAGTTAATGCTTCACTTAAAAGAGTAGAACCTTCTGCAAAAAAATCAGATTTACAAAAAATTGATACTAAAATATCTAGCTTTAATACTAATTTTACTTCTTCTTCAGATAGCAGGGTTAATAATATTAATGTAGCCGCAAAAGCGTTAAATGGTATTACTATAATGCCAAAGAGTAAGTTTAGTTTTAATAATATAGTGGGAGAAAGAACAGAAAAAAAAGGATATAAAGCTGCAACAATCATTGTAGGTGATAAATTAGAGTCAGGTTTAGGTGGTGGAGTATGTCAAGTATCAAGCACACTTCATAATGCGGTGGTAAGAGCTGGCATAACACCAATAGAAAGAGATCACCATAATATACCTGTTAGTTATGTAGGACTTGGAATGGATGCAACTGTAGATTACGGTAATATAGATTATAAGTTTAAAAACACACTAGATTATCCTATATATATAGAGTGTATAGTAAAGGACAAGGATATAACATTTAATATTTTTTCTAATTCTGAATTAACTAAAAAAACCTATGATCTTGTAAATAATATTAAAACCATAAGCAAAGGTGGAAAAACAATATGTACAGCGAAAGCTTATAAAGTCACTTATGTAGATGGAAAAGAGGTTTCAAGACAGGAAATAAATAGTGATGATTATGTAAAATAA
- a CDS encoding M56 family metallopeptidase, with translation MELSSIFKMVVLSSATASIIAIIILIVKKLFKTKLNVTWQYYIWFLLIIRLIVPSGFETPLSKFNMDVVTERVEISQSLLKNSNNQVYNTQNINKVLKVKTETKSDLKETKDKNFKYYFNIASIIWIIGVVLASVVIFFINGLLFVKVNKQPICKDANTIKVFEKCKSIMKISKFIPIVYDRYAGTPALFGLIKPKVLINPDLINKLSFEEKKFIFLHELSHFRRKDVFTSWIMIFCGVVNWFNPIIWFSFHKMWEDCELVCDAYVLSHLENEEQKQYGKTIISLASFVSRNKWIPGTTGIINSESNIKRRIIMIKNFKRTSYKWTSIPICILVALGMIGLTNSPTKATTLKSEGNLLQTQESKENCVNIVKKFLPKNSNIVTTETTKEADNVFIKDLDNDGKDEIVSAYKLAGEGEKINILVLKKVGVNWTKALDESGEGYKLDSILTEDIDGDGQNEIFLNRRIGGTAAQLSVYRWNNNLLNKISNEDIYYSKLDILSIPGKKSKAIAIWMHDTGEAYRVDVLKWNGKTFVPAQELYYNYFKQSVVPYYEQKVKEMPKAGFYWYYLADAQIKAKDKKAALQSIEKGLSLDKGYPSTKEFNKLKEKVVQ, from the coding sequence ATGGAACTTTCTTCTATATTTAAAATGGTGGTTTTATCATCAGCTACAGCTAGCATAATTGCAATTATAATTTTAATTGTAAAAAAATTATTTAAAACAAAACTTAACGTTACGTGGCAATATTACATCTGGTTTTTACTTATTATAAGATTGATTGTACCTAGTGGTTTTGAAACTCCACTAAGCAAATTTAATATGGATGTAGTAACTGAAAGGGTTGAAATATCTCAAAGTTTATTAAAAAATAGCAATAATCAGGTATATAATACCCAAAATATTAACAAAGTTTTAAAAGTTAAAACGGAAACAAAAAGTGATTTAAAAGAAACAAAGGATAAGAATTTTAAATATTACTTTAATATAGCAAGTATAATATGGATTATAGGAGTTGTTTTAGCATCAGTTGTCATATTCTTCATAAATGGATTACTTTTTGTAAAAGTAAATAAGCAGCCTATTTGTAAAGATGCAAATACAATTAAAGTATTTGAAAAATGCAAATCCATTATGAAAATTTCTAAATTTATACCAATTGTTTATGATAGATATGCAGGTACACCAGCACTTTTTGGATTAATTAAACCTAAAGTTTTAATTAACCCAGATTTAATAAATAAACTTTCTTTTGAAGAAAAAAAATTTATTTTTCTGCATGAACTTTCACATTTTAGAAGAAAAGATGTATTTACAAGTTGGATAATGATATTTTGTGGTGTAGTTAATTGGTTTAACCCTATAATATGGTTTTCTTTTCATAAAATGTGGGAAGACTGTGAGTTAGTTTGTGATGCTTATGTACTATCTCATTTAGAAAATGAAGAACAAAAACAATATGGAAAAACAATTATAAGTTTAGCAAGTTTTGTTTCTCGTAATAAATGGATTCCTGGAACTACAGGAATAATAAATAGTGAGTCAAATATAAAGAGGAGGATAATTATGATAAAAAATTTTAAAAGAACATCATATAAATGGACATCAATACCAATTTGCATTTTGGTAGCTTTGGGTATGATTGGTTTAACCAATTCACCTACTAAGGCTACCACATTGAAAAGTGAAGGAAATTTATTGCAAACCCAAGAAAGTAAAGAGAATTGTGTTAATATAGTTAAAAAGTTTTTGCCTAAGAATTCAAATATAGTAACTACAGAAACTACAAAAGAAGCTGATAATGTTTTTATAAAGGATTTGGATAATGATGGTAAAGATGAGATTGTAAGTGCTTACAAATTAGCTGGAGAAGGTGAGAAAATAAATATACTAGTTCTGAAAAAAGTTGGAGTAAATTGGACCAAGGCTTTAGATGAATCTGGAGAAGGTTATAAACTAGATTCAATCTTGACGGAAGACATAGATGGAGATGGACAAAATGAGATATTTTTAAACAGAAGAATTGGAGGAACTGCAGCACAACTTTCAGTATATAGATGGAATAACAATCTATTAAATAAAATTTCAAATGAAGATATATATTATTCTAAGTTAGATATACTAAGTATTCCAGGAAAAAAGTCAAAAGCCATAGCTATATGGATGCATGATACTGGAGAGGCTTATAGGGTAGATGTTTTAAAATGGAATGGAAAAACTTTTGTTCCAGCGCAAGAGCTTTATTATAATTATTTCAAACAATCAGTTGTACCTTACTATGAACAAAAGGTAAAAGAAATGCCTAAAGCAGGATTTTATTGGTACTATTTAGCAGATGCGCAAATAAAGGCCAAGGATAAAAAAGCTGCACTACAATCAATAGAGAAAGGATTAAGTTTAGATAAAGGATATCCTTCAACAAAAGAATTCAATAAACTTAAAGAAAAAGTTGTCCAATAG
- a CDS encoding BlaI/MecI/CopY family transcriptional regulator, with translation MKEMPKISDSEWEVMKVLWRKYPVTSSEIIEALKEYISWSPKTVHTLISRLVNKDAIEVKKTEPFYLYSPKISEDECKRVETKSFIKKVYDGSIHLLISNFLKDEKLSGEEIEELKKILDGKKK, from the coding sequence TTGAAGGAAATGCCTAAAATATCAGATTCAGAATGGGAGGTGATGAAAGTTTTATGGAGAAAATATCCAGTTACTTCTAGTGAAATAATTGAAGCTTTAAAAGAGTATATTTCATGGAGTCCTAAGACTGTTCATACCCTTATTAGCAGATTGGTAAATAAAGATGCCATTGAAGTAAAAAAAACAGAACCTTTCTATTTATATTCTCCTAAGATATCTGAAGATGAATGTAAGAGAGTGGAAACGAAGTCTTTTATTAAAAAAGTCTATGATGGCTCAATACACTTATTGATTTCTAATTTTTTAAAGGATGAAAAATTGTCAGGAGAAGAAATAGAAGAATTGAAAAAAATATTAGATGGAAAAAAGAAATAG
- a CDS encoding glycosyltransferase family 39 protein, whose product MNKKLKITKENLAISIILIFSAVLNLANIGIEGYANTYYAAGVKSMMMNLKNFFFVSFDPSGFVTIDKPPLGFWIQTISAKIFGFSGWSIILPQAIAGVISVWFMYYLVKRSFGSIPALIAALSLTVTPIFVAASRNNTIDNLLVLALLAACLAISKAAEEGKFKYLILSLVFVGIGFNIKMVEAYMVAPALYITYLLSSKLSLKKRIQHLILGSVVLLVVSFSWALAVDLTPTANRPFVGSSTNNSVMELIIGHNGLERIGLGKSLKIGAFDNSKNKNTAKKASNVSKKSPENFSRMEGNNKHNDNSNLKNRKMPTNNMNFGGMGNASKAGIVRLFSYNNISDQISWLLPFALFGFLAAAIKEKLKVPFDNKKKLSLILWITWLIPEFIYFSFTKGSFHTYYLTTMAPSIAALAGIAFWSMWELYKEGRKAAWFLPISLIINGAVQIRLLSYNYNLTSYRIVIIAIGVLCILSSLILVALQITKNRNLILNKTVAAIAFIGILAAPTVWSFTPMFYKMNGSSPSAGLELSRNKQVGNFSSSTNSKLIEFLENNKSNEKYLVAVPSAMNYASDIILKTGEPVMTIGGFSGGDKIISLDQFKELVKNGEIRYVIINGTIGGIGEARNGSNSEIMNWVKENGKLVPNTQWQNNVSLKSGKSNDKSNMNGQRNSIELYDLNKN is encoded by the coding sequence TTGAATAAAAAATTAAAAATTACTAAGGAAAACTTAGCTATATCCATTATATTAATTTTTTCAGCAGTATTGAATTTGGCTAATATAGGTATAGAAGGCTATGCTAATACTTATTATGCTGCTGGTGTAAAAAGCATGATGATGAATTTAAAAAATTTTTTCTTTGTATCTTTTGATCCATCTGGTTTTGTAACTATAGACAAACCACCTTTAGGTTTTTGGATACAGACTATATCTGCAAAAATCTTTGGATTTAGTGGGTGGAGCATAATTTTACCTCAGGCTATTGCTGGAGTAATTTCAGTTTGGTTTATGTATTATTTAGTTAAAAGAAGCTTTGGAAGTATACCAGCATTGATTGCAGCACTAAGCCTTACAGTAACGCCTATATTTGTAGCTGCAAGTAGAAATAATACTATAGATAACTTGCTAGTTTTGGCTTTATTAGCTGCTTGTTTAGCTATTTCAAAAGCAGCTGAAGAAGGTAAATTTAAATATCTTATATTGAGTTTGGTATTTGTAGGTATAGGTTTTAATATTAAAATGGTGGAAGCTTACATGGTAGCGCCAGCTCTATATATAACATATCTTCTTTCATCTAAATTATCTTTAAAAAAGAGAATACAACATCTTATTTTAGGTAGTGTGGTACTTTTGGTAGTATCATTTTCCTGGGCTTTGGCAGTGGACTTAACACCTACAGCAAATAGACCCTTTGTAGGTAGCAGCACTAATAATTCAGTTATGGAGCTCATAATTGGACATAATGGTTTAGAGAGAATTGGATTAGGAAAAAGTTTGAAAATAGGAGCTTTTGATAACTCAAAAAATAAAAATACAGCAAAGAAAGCATCCAATGTATCAAAGAAATCACCAGAAAATTTTTCGAGAATGGAAGGTAACAATAAACATAATGATAATTCTAACTTGAAAAATAGAAAAATGCCAACAAATAATATGAATTTTGGTGGCATGGGAAATGCTTCAAAAGCTGGTATTGTAAGATTATTTTCCTATAATAATATATCTGATCAAATATCTTGGTTATTACCTTTTGCATTGTTTGGTTTTTTGGCAGCAGCAATAAAGGAAAAGTTGAAAGTACCATTTGATAACAAAAAAAAATTATCATTAATATTATGGATAACATGGTTAATTCCTGAATTTATATATTTTAGTTTCACAAAAGGATCTTTCCACACATACTATTTAACTACTATGGCACCATCAATTGCTGCTTTAGCTGGAATTGCATTTTGGTCTATGTGGGAATTGTATAAGGAAGGTAGAAAAGCAGCATGGTTTTTACCAATTTCACTTATAATAAATGGTGCTGTTCAAATAAGGTTATTAAGTTATAACTATAATCTAACAAGTTATAGGATAGTAATTATTGCAATAGGAGTTTTATGCATTTTAAGTTCACTAATTTTAGTAGCGCTTCAAATAACTAAAAATAGGAATTTAATATTGAATAAAACAGTAGCTGCTATAGCTTTCATAGGTATTCTAGCAGCACCAACAGTTTGGTCATTTACGCCAATGTTCTATAAGATGAATGGAAGCAGTCCTTCAGCAGGATTAGAACTTTCGCGTAATAAACAGGTTGGAAACTTTAGTTCAAGTACTAATTCAAAGCTCATAGAATTCTTAGAGAATAATAAAAGCAATGAAAAGTATTTAGTGGCAGTACCTAGTGCTATGAATTATGCTTCGGATATAATACTGAAAACTGGAGAACCTGTAATGACAATAGGAGGATTTAGTGGAGGAGATAAAATAATTAGTTTGGATCAGTTTAAGGAATTAGTTAAAAATGGAGAAATAAGATATGTTATTATAAATGGAACTATTGGTGGAATTGGTGAGGCAAGGAATGGTTCTAATAGTGAGATAATGAATTGGGTTAAGGAAAATGGAAAACTTGTTCCAAATACTCAATGGCAGAATAATGTTTCTTTAAAAAGTGGAAAAAGTAATGATAAATCTAATATGAACGGACAAAGAAATTCAATTGAATTATATGATTTGAATAAAAATTAA
- the ilvN gene encoding acetolactate synthase small subunit: MNKYVLSVLVENHSGVLSKISGLFSRRGYNIHSLTVGVTEDPEISRMTIVIIGDEYMLEQINKQLNKLVEVIKVVELDTNKSVYRELALVKVTVDKNTKSSITETVNIFRANIVDLNNKSMTIEITGDEGKISAFINLMKPYGIKEIVRTGVTALERGCKSIDIEGIECKFA, encoded by the coding sequence ATAAATAAGTATGTATTATCAGTACTTGTAGAAAATCATTCAGGAGTTTTAAGTAAAATTTCAGGATTATTCAGCAGAAGAGGCTATAATATTCACAGTTTAACTGTAGGAGTTACAGAAGATCCTGAAATATCACGTATGACCATTGTTATTATAGGTGATGAGTATATGCTTGAACAAATTAATAAGCAATTAAATAAACTTGTAGAGGTTATAAAAGTAGTAGAATTGGATACAAATAAATCTGTCTATAGAGAACTTGCTTTAGTAAAAGTAACTGTGGATAAGAATACTAAATCTTCTATTACAGAAACAGTTAATATATTTAGAGCTAATATTGTAGACTTGAATAATAAAAGTATGACTATTGAAATAACTGGGGATGAAGGAAAAATATCAGCTTTTATTAATCTAATGAAACCTTATGGAATTAAGGAAATTGTGAGAACAGGTGTAACTGCTCTTGAAAGAGGATGTAAATCAATAGATATAGAAGGGATTGAGTGTAAATTTGCATAA
- the ilvB gene encoding biosynthetic-type acetolactate synthase large subunit, translating to MKAAEAIIQCLIKENIKTVFGYPGATVVALYEALRESEIEHILVRHEQAAGHSASGFARSTGTTGVCIVTSGPGATNIITSVATAYMDSIPMVIITGQVKSNLIGKDVFQEADITGAVESFTKHNYLVKSAEDIPRIIKEAFYIAGTGRPGPVLIDIPSDIQEQNIDFEYPEEVNIRGYKPTVIGHKGQIKRALDKIKSSKKPLICTGGGIGCAKAEKELMEFVKKSKIPIVHTLMGKDCVQGDNPYYVGLIGSHGFSYANKAVSEADVLILIGTRIADRATAGSKYFGKDAEIIHIDIDPAEIGKNLGTNIPVVGDCKNILEELIKGIEPFNTDQWIDEIRSWQKEVKMQCWEDKVDPKCCLKILSETIEDDAIITADVGQNQIWCARNFTVKGERRFLTSGGLGTMGYSLPAAVGAKMAQPNRRVVAVMGDGSFQMSLFELGTAAQNNVNLIIILFNNSGLGMVREIQNRIYEGNYGVALNCNPDFIKIAEAYGFTGKRVNSNEAFEKALKEAMESTKTFIIECEVDPRESTF from the coding sequence ATGAAAGCTGCAGAAGCTATTATTCAATGTTTAATAAAAGAAAATATAAAAACTGTATTTGGATATCCAGGTGCTACAGTAGTAGCTTTATACGAAGCTTTAAGAGAATCAGAAATTGAACATATATTAGTTAGACATGAACAGGCGGCAGGTCATAGTGCCAGTGGATTTGCAAGATCTACAGGTACTACAGGGGTTTGTATTGTAACTTCTGGCCCTGGTGCTACTAATATTATAACTTCAGTTGCTACAGCTTATATGGATTCTATACCAATGGTTATTATTACGGGGCAAGTTAAATCCAATTTAATTGGAAAAGATGTTTTTCAGGAAGCGGATATTACTGGGGCAGTGGAATCTTTCACAAAGCATAATTATTTAGTGAAAAGTGCTGAGGATATTCCACGTATTATAAAGGAAGCTTTTTATATAGCAGGAACGGGAAGACCAGGGCCTGTATTAATTGATATACCATCAGATATTCAAGAACAGAATATAGATTTTGAATATCCAGAAGAAGTAAATATTAGAGGTTACAAACCTACAGTTATTGGGCATAAGGGGCAAATAAAAAGAGCTTTAGATAAGATTAAAAGTAGTAAAAAACCTCTCATCTGTACTGGGGGCGGTATTGGATGTGCTAAAGCAGAAAAAGAATTAATGGAATTTGTTAAAAAATCTAAGATCCCAATTGTACATACTCTAATGGGCAAAGATTGTGTGCAGGGAGACAATCCTTATTATGTAGGGCTTATTGGATCTCATGGATTTAGTTATGCAAATAAAGCAGTATCTGAGGCTGATGTTTTAATACTTATTGGTACTAGAATTGCAGATAGAGCTACAGCAGGATCTAAATATTTTGGAAAAGATGCAGAAATTATTCATATTGATATTGATCCAGCAGAAATAGGAAAAAATTTAGGAACTAATATTCCTGTAGTTGGAGATTGTAAAAACATATTAGAGGAATTAATTAAGGGGATAGAACCTTTTAACACAGATCAGTGGATCGATGAGATAAGAAGCTGGCAAAAAGAAGTAAAAATGCAATGTTGGGAAGATAAGGTTGACCCTAAATGTTGCTTAAAGATTTTATCAGAAACTATAGAAGATGATGCTATTATTACAGCAGATGTAGGTCAAAATCAAATTTGGTGTGCTAGAAACTTTACTGTAAAAGGTGAAAGAAGATTTTTAACTTCTGGAGGGCTTGGAACTATGGGATATTCTCTTCCAGCAGCAGTAGGTGCAAAAATGGCTCAGCCTAATAGAAGAGTAGTTGCTGTTATGGGAGATGGATCATTCCAGATGAGTTTATTTGAGCTTGGTACTGCAGCTCAAAATAATGTGAATTTAATAATAATATTGTTTAACAATTCAGGACTTGGAATGGTTAGAGAAATACAAAATAGAATTTATGAAGGAAACTATGGGGTTGCATTAAACTGTAATCCAGACTTTATAAAAATAGCAGAAGCTTATGGTTTTACAGGAAAAAGAGTTAATTCTAATGAAGCCTTTGAAAAAGCTCTTAAAGAGGCTATGGAATCTACTAAAACTTTCATTATAGAATGTGAAGTTGATCCACGAGAAAGTACTTTTTAA